ATTTGGAGCAAAATTCCAAGAGAATATAACAATCCCTTAATAATCTCCCCCTGGCCCCTATGAAATGGACATACCTCTAGCAGAGATTATACCTGTTGCGGCGGCGCCCACAATATTACCAGATGCCCCTGCCCCATCTCCCGCCACATACAAACCAGCTACCTCTGTTTGCAAATTTTTATCCGTTTTTATTTTTGAGCCTCTTAATTTTATTTCTGGGGCATACAAAAAATTAGAACCCGCATTAACTCCAGGCAAAACTTTATCCAAAATCTCCAAAGCCTCCAAAATATTGGTAACCATTCTAAAAGGCAAAGCCATAGAAATATCTCCCGGAGTGCTGTCCTTTAATGTTGGGGTCAACAAACTTTTTTGTATTCTTTTTTCAGTACTCCTTCTTCCATTCTTCAAATCCATAAGACGCTGTATTATCGGTTTTCCTCCACCTAAAGTTGTTGCCAATTTCGCTATAGATATAACATAGTCTGTAGTGTTTTCAATAGGCTCCGTTAACATAACTTCTTGCAAAAGAGCAAAATTGCTGTTTGGAGAATTGTTATCGGAATTGGAATGTCCGTTAACGCAAACATAACCCCCATAATCCTCAACCGCCACCAAACCTCCTGGACACGGGCAAAAAGTTCGCAGGGTGTCGTCAAAAGTTGGGGTTTGAAGGGAATAAATGTTTTCGTACATAACTTTGGAATGGTCTTCCATAACCGAGGCGGGAAACTCCACCCTAACTCCTGCTTCAACTTTTTGGTATTCGTAACTGATTTTTAAGCCCCCCGCTATATCCTGCAACCATTTAGCCCCTACTCTGCCGGGCGCGAGCAAAACTTTTCTGGAGTTAAACTCTTCTTTTGCGGTTTTAACTCTAAACACATCCTTTATTTTCTTAATACCAATCACTTCCGCATTTGTTTCAAAAACCACTTTGGATTTTTTTAAGTCCAAAACCATTTTTGAAATAATTTTTGGCAATGCGTCGCTCCCCACATGCCTGCAAAGACGGACATAAAGCCGTATATTATGCCGCTGACATCTCTTTACTAGAGTATTTACTTCTTCCAAATTTGTGGGAGTTATAGGCGCGGTAACACCATATTTTACAAAAATATCTTCCACATAATTAATAAGTCTCTGGG
This window of the Patescibacteria group bacterium genome carries:
- a CDS encoding NAD(P)/FAD-dependent oxidoreductase; the protein is MLKIYDVIIVGAGPAGLFAALELCKKGIRNILIIEKGSDLKARKKSETLCGVGGGGTFSDGKLHFSLNLSHEKLLDFLPREDSQRLINYVEDIFVKYGVTAPITPTNLEEVNTLVKRCQRHNIRLYVRLCRHVGSDALPKIISKMVLDLKKSKVVFETNAEVIGIKKIKDVFRVKTAKEEFNSRKVLLAPGRVGAKWLQDIAGGLKISYEYQKVEAGVRVEFPASVMEDHSKVMYENIYSLQTPTFDDTLRTFCPCPGGLVAVEDYGGYVCVNGHSNSDNNSPNSNFALLQEVMLTEPIENTTDYVISIAKLATTLGGGKPIIQRLMDLKNGRRSTEKRIQKSLLTPTLKDSTPGDISMALPFRMVTNILEALEILDKVLPGVNAGSNFLYAPEIKLRGSKIKTDKNLQTEVAGLYVAGDGAGASGNIVGAAATGIISARGMSIS